One window of Azospirillum sp. TSH58 genomic DNA carries:
- a CDS encoding glycosyltransferase family 4 protein: MNYLFVHQNFPGQYQHIVQHLASQPGNRVVFISHDSPARIPGVERAVYQPFRASKSTTHHYIQELEQAVVYGQSVYEVCRRLKAEGFRPDIMIGHNGWGETLYMKDVWPDVPLLAYFEFFYHLHGADIGFDPAAPVTENDGPRVRTKNVINTLGFEAADWGQTPTGWQWSLYPDYMRSRISVIHEGVDTTVVRPDPEAWLRLPSGLTLTPRDEVITYVARNLEPYRGFHVFMRALPGILKRRPKAHVLIVGGDEVSYGQVAADGRSYRDILMAEVGAGIDRNRVHFLGKIPYGTYLSMLRISSAHVYLTYPFVLSWSFLEAMASGCLLIGSSTIPVEEVLRDRQNGLLVDFFDGAALADRIDEVFEHPDRMQTLRDRARRTAVDNYDLRTVTLPRHLALIDDLIAGRNPAERTAK; this comes from the coding sequence ATGAATTATCTCTTCGTCCACCAGAACTTCCCGGGCCAGTACCAGCACATCGTGCAGCATCTGGCGTCCCAGCCGGGCAACCGGGTGGTTTTCATCTCGCACGACAGCCCGGCGCGGATCCCCGGCGTGGAGCGCGCCGTCTACCAGCCCTTCCGGGCGTCGAAGTCGACGACCCACCATTACATCCAGGAGCTGGAGCAGGCGGTCGTCTACGGGCAGAGCGTCTACGAGGTCTGCCGCCGCCTGAAGGCCGAAGGATTCCGCCCCGACATCATGATCGGGCACAACGGCTGGGGCGAGACGCTGTACATGAAGGACGTCTGGCCGGACGTTCCCCTGCTCGCCTATTTCGAGTTCTTCTACCACCTGCACGGGGCCGACATCGGCTTCGATCCCGCGGCGCCGGTCACCGAGAACGACGGTCCGCGGGTGCGCACCAAGAACGTCATCAACACGCTGGGCTTCGAGGCCGCCGACTGGGGCCAGACCCCGACCGGCTGGCAGTGGTCGCTCTATCCCGACTACATGCGGTCCCGCATCAGCGTGATCCACGAGGGCGTGGACACCACCGTCGTCCGGCCGGACCCCGAAGCCTGGCTGCGCCTGCCGTCGGGCCTGACGCTCACGCCCAGGGACGAGGTCATCACCTACGTCGCCCGCAACCTCGAACCCTACCGCGGCTTCCACGTCTTCATGCGCGCTCTGCCGGGCATCCTGAAGCGGCGGCCCAAGGCCCATGTGCTGATCGTCGGCGGCGACGAGGTCAGTTATGGGCAGGTGGCCGCCGATGGGCGGAGCTACCGCGACATCCTGATGGCCGAGGTCGGGGCGGGGATCGATCGCAACCGCGTGCATTTCCTGGGCAAGATTCCCTATGGCACCTATCTGTCGATGCTCCGCATCTCGTCGGCCCACGTCTACCTGACCTATCCCTTCGTGCTGTCCTGGTCCTTCCTGGAGGCCATGGCGTCGGGCTGCCTGCTGATCGGCTCCTCGACCATCCCGGTGGAGGAGGTGCTGCGCGACCGGCAGAACGGGCTTCTGGTGGACTTCTTCGATGGCGCCGCCCTGGCCGACCGCATCGACGAGGTCTTCGAGCATCCCGACCGGATGCAGACCCTGCGCGACCGGGCGCGTCGGACGGCGGTGGACAATTACGACCTCCGCACCGTCACCCTGCCCCGCCACCTTGCCCTGATCGACGACCTGATCGCCGGGCGGAACCCCGCAGAGAGGACCGCGAAATGA
- a CDS encoding class I SAM-dependent methyltransferase, whose protein sequence is MHIKTVLNVGCGQRAISILGSSLPADGWQELRLDIDPKVDPDIVASMTDMAPVPDGSVDAVWSSHNLEHLDPHEVPVALQEFLRVLKPGGTLLLTVPDLQAVARLVAEDRLDETLYDSTQGPIRPLDVVYGYGPALATGNRFMAHRNGFTPNLLGRLLQEAGFEPVAIWRRARAYELQVKAFRPPAPAEALEELGLQFPAG, encoded by the coding sequence ATGCACATCAAGACCGTGCTCAATGTCGGATGCGGTCAGCGGGCCATTTCGATCCTCGGCAGCTCCCTGCCGGCGGACGGATGGCAGGAGCTGCGTCTCGACATCGATCCGAAGGTCGATCCGGACATCGTCGCCTCGATGACGGACATGGCCCCGGTGCCCGACGGGTCGGTGGACGCGGTCTGGTCATCGCACAATCTGGAGCATCTCGATCCCCACGAGGTGCCGGTGGCCCTGCAGGAGTTCCTGCGCGTGCTGAAGCCGGGCGGCACGCTCCTGCTGACCGTGCCCGACCTTCAGGCGGTGGCCAGGCTGGTGGCCGAGGACCGGCTGGACGAAACGCTCTACGACTCCACGCAGGGTCCGATCCGGCCGCTGGACGTCGTCTACGGCTACGGTCCGGCCCTTGCCACGGGAAACCGCTTCATGGCCCACCGCAACGGCTTCACGCCGAACCTGCTGGGACGGTTGTTGCAGGAGGCGGGGTTCGAACCGGTGGCGATCTGGCGGCGGGCCCGGGCGTACGAGTTGCAGGTCAAGGCCTTCCGGCCGCCCGCTCCGGCCGAGGCGCTGGAGGAGCTTGGCCTGCAATTTCCTGCGGGTTGA
- a CDS encoding calcium-binding protein, whose amino-acid sequence MTTSSTITGGISNSVSTASTLAGAVLKNTSLVATTKDTKSLVIGDDALPPTKTLSLVSESNTALVLNTNTAATLLGGTGSNNVLVANDAAGTVLQAGTGTGQTLIGGAGGQLLGTSTVSGASATIFGGSGADTVVAAAGNNVLTAGAGNNQIHAIGGNNQIFAAGNDTVFAAGGNATIGAGTGNAQLLITGGNNLIAGGQGNTTIASAAGNNTIFGGSGNTTIAGGAGNDLLIGSTSKAGNAVIGGFDGNDTIIGGVGNDTLFGGNGNDIFVFSTVFGGGKHVIGDFKAGSDLIAVQGYGLTAAQVASRVTVTGGSSVLSLSDGTQITVAGVTNLTASNFAV is encoded by the coding sequence ATGACGACGTCGAGCACGATCACCGGCGGTATCTCCAATAGCGTATCGACCGCCTCCACTCTGGCGGGCGCGGTTCTCAAGAACACCAGCCTCGTCGCGACGACCAAGGACACGAAGTCGCTCGTGATCGGCGACGACGCTCTGCCGCCGACGAAGACGCTGAGCTTGGTCAGCGAGAGCAACACGGCGCTGGTGCTGAACACCAACACCGCCGCCACCCTGCTGGGCGGCACGGGCAGCAACAACGTCCTCGTCGCGAACGACGCCGCCGGCACCGTGCTGCAGGCCGGCACCGGCACCGGCCAGACCCTGATCGGCGGTGCGGGCGGTCAGCTCCTGGGCACCAGCACCGTGTCGGGCGCGTCGGCCACCATCTTCGGCGGCTCGGGCGCCGACACCGTCGTGGCCGCGGCCGGCAACAACGTGCTGACCGCCGGTGCGGGCAACAACCAGATCCACGCGATCGGCGGCAACAACCAGATCTTCGCGGCTGGTAACGACACCGTCTTCGCGGCGGGCGGCAACGCCACCATCGGTGCCGGCACGGGCAACGCCCAGCTTCTGATCACCGGCGGCAACAACCTGATCGCCGGCGGCCAGGGCAACACCACCATCGCTTCGGCGGCGGGCAACAACACGATCTTCGGCGGCTCGGGCAACACCACCATCGCCGGCGGTGCGGGCAACGATCTGCTGATCGGCTCCACGTCGAAGGCGGGCAACGCCGTCATCGGCGGCTTCGACGGCAACGACACCATCATCGGCGGCGTCGGCAACGACACGCTGTTCGGCGGCAACGGCAACGACATCTTCGTGTTCAGCACCGTCTTCGGCGGCGGCAAGCACGTCATCGGCGACTTCAAGGCCGGCTCCGACCTCATCGCGGTCCAGGGCTACGGCCTCACCGCGGCCCAGGTCGCGTCGCGCGTCACGGTCACCGGCGGCAGCTCCGTCCTGTCGCTGTCGGACGGCACGCAGATCACGGTCGCCGGCGTCACCAACCTGACCGCCAGCAACTTCGCCGTCTAA
- a CDS encoding glycosyltransferase, which produces MADGAIAEAEAAARSLLRHSRSHAQGAAGLARCALARGDLDGALRWAERSARFAPNDIALKAFLAALLIAANRSADVPPLLAGAVEQAAAPTAAIALGQALARLGAMDRLLPLIVRQLHRFPVSVAPLLGDLADHAVLTGGAPGWASADVGLRIVGALPADAPDAGGSVRIESSRLGLLLATDRPSFLRRYGQRDSDSGLIRFALPVGPELDGEPLRVSLNGEALLGSPLHPRRHAAVEGSILLDGGSDDSAADRSAWLLSGWAWCPGDPPQSVTVRVEDEAGHSVTVAADRPMEGAQAEGVESGRYGFLIDPVAAGLSPGLLHATAGPGSQPLAGSPLPWPGPGGTGRLPTPVGPRPPRPALPRPPVPVVDVVVPVYRGREETLACLRSVLAAEDPTPREIIVIDDASPDADLVGDLTALAGEGRITLLRNPRNLGFPATVNRGLALHPDRDAVLLNADTLVAGPWLARLRAAAWSAPDVGTVTPLSNDATILSYPSGTDRPSPPSLPETAALDRLAGTVNAGFRVDLPTAVGFCAYIRRDCLEETGPFEERLFGRGYGEENDFCLRAHRLGWRHLGAADVFVAHVGGRSFGRQKAILAARNSRLLERLHPGYEASVQDFIAADPLMTARRRLDLARWAEEADTARKPAVLLVTLAGRGGVARFIEERAAALRAEGWRVLRLVPETAGDEEDDEDDDEEDDERDGETADEKGVEDISPPERRCRVDVMDRPDLRDLVFRTRAEFDELAGALRLAGTTAVEIHHLLGHDAAVLDLAGRLGVPYDLTIHDYGLICPRLSLVDKDGRYCGEPDLAACERCTADPDDRADPELTVGSLRRRTRDLVAGARRVTVPTRDVAARLLRHVAPRPVEIQPWEDVAPPPSPAIRTPRSRDGRWRVCTIGAVGIQKGYEVLLACARDAAARGLPLEFVVVGFSEEDPPLFETGHAFVTGRFTEEEAVGLVRAQQADIAFLPSISPETWCYALSTAWKAGLEVAAFDLGALSERIRKQGGGHLLPPSLEPATINDTLLGILDAHTPHGVAIGRPFSFRPDYRPNVPVADSDGPDGYRSIFQSSGGSSMIGSVASAEAQQPMQIKATAQTLSLVPGFYSLIVTNGGGATAAGEFPLPSVQLAPSPGNHAGSSVEMIGSVPGNWLSKPGDTIIIKVSGGPATLVLSSYKHVDRPNALLSLQFARIDDTPGSQQAATSAQNAPVQGTPLQGAPVQSAPIQSAPIQSAPVQAPPAVRPRAEILAHVQRQGDLRFTDSNWAGAVGQRLWIEAFSITPVEGIAPEDLEYKGLTANGWETPWINGGGMCGSRGLGTPLIGFSIRLRGAAAERFECVYEGAFVSGYRSPAGQNGSPCRSDAIGDALEGILLRFVEKQRPY; this is translated from the coding sequence TTGGCCGATGGAGCGATCGCCGAGGCGGAAGCGGCGGCGCGCTCCTTGCTGCGCCACAGCCGCAGCCATGCCCAAGGCGCCGCCGGGCTTGCCCGCTGCGCCCTGGCGCGGGGGGACCTTGACGGCGCGCTGCGCTGGGCCGAGCGCAGCGCCCGGTTCGCCCCGAACGACATCGCCCTCAAAGCCTTCCTCGCCGCCCTGCTGATCGCGGCGAATCGATCCGCCGATGTCCCCCCGCTGCTGGCCGGGGCGGTCGAACAGGCCGCCGCCCCCACCGCGGCGATCGCCCTGGGGCAGGCCTTGGCCCGGCTGGGGGCGATGGACCGCCTCCTCCCTCTGATCGTGCGTCAGCTTCACCGTTTTCCGGTGAGCGTCGCCCCTCTGCTGGGCGATCTCGCCGACCACGCCGTCCTGACCGGAGGCGCCCCCGGCTGGGCTTCCGCCGACGTCGGTCTGCGGATCGTCGGAGCCCTGCCCGCGGACGCGCCGGATGCGGGCGGCAGCGTCCGGATCGAATCCTCCCGGCTGGGCCTGCTGCTCGCCACGGACCGCCCCTCGTTCCTGCGGCGGTACGGCCAGAGGGACAGCGACAGCGGCCTGATCCGCTTTGCCCTGCCCGTCGGCCCGGAGTTGGACGGGGAACCGCTCCGCGTCTCCCTGAACGGCGAGGCCTTGCTCGGCTCGCCCCTGCACCCCCGGCGCCATGCGGCGGTCGAGGGGAGCATCCTGCTCGACGGCGGCAGCGATGACAGCGCCGCCGATCGATCCGCCTGGCTCCTCTCCGGCTGGGCCTGGTGCCCCGGCGATCCGCCGCAGTCCGTGACGGTCCGGGTGGAGGACGAGGCCGGGCATTCCGTGACCGTGGCGGCAGACCGCCCCATGGAAGGCGCCCAGGCCGAAGGGGTGGAGAGCGGCCGCTACGGCTTCCTCATCGACCCGGTGGCCGCCGGCCTGTCCCCGGGCCTTCTCCACGCCACCGCCGGGCCGGGCTCTCAGCCCCTGGCCGGCAGTCCCCTGCCCTGGCCCGGCCCCGGTGGAACCGGACGGCTCCCCACGCCGGTCGGCCCGCGTCCCCCCCGCCCGGCCCTCCCGCGGCCTCCGGTGCCCGTCGTGGACGTCGTGGTCCCGGTCTACCGCGGGCGGGAGGAGACGCTGGCCTGCCTGCGCTCGGTCCTCGCGGCGGAGGACCCGACCCCGCGTGAGATCATCGTCATCGACGACGCCAGCCCGGATGCCGATCTCGTCGGCGACCTGACGGCGCTCGCCGGCGAAGGACGGATCACCCTGCTGCGCAACCCGCGGAATCTCGGCTTTCCGGCCACGGTCAACCGCGGGCTGGCCCTGCATCCCGACCGCGACGCCGTGCTGCTGAACGCCGACACGCTCGTCGCCGGCCCCTGGCTGGCGCGGCTGCGCGCCGCGGCCTGGTCGGCGCCCGACGTCGGCACGGTCACCCCGCTGTCCAACGACGCCACGATCCTCAGCTACCCCTCGGGCACGGACCGTCCGTCCCCGCCGTCCCTGCCGGAAACGGCGGCGCTCGACCGGCTGGCCGGGACGGTGAACGCCGGGTTTCGGGTGGATCTGCCGACGGCGGTCGGCTTCTGCGCCTACATCCGGCGCGACTGTCTGGAGGAGACCGGTCCCTTCGAGGAGCGGCTGTTCGGGCGCGGCTATGGCGAGGAGAACGACTTCTGCCTGCGCGCACACCGGCTGGGCTGGCGCCACCTCGGGGCCGCCGACGTCTTCGTGGCGCATGTGGGCGGGCGCTCCTTCGGGCGGCAAAAGGCGATCCTGGCCGCGCGCAACAGCCGCCTTCTGGAGCGGCTGCACCCCGGGTACGAGGCGTCGGTCCAGGACTTCATCGCCGCCGACCCCCTGATGACCGCGCGCCGCCGCCTCGACCTCGCCCGTTGGGCGGAGGAAGCGGACACCGCGCGCAAGCCCGCCGTCCTGCTGGTGACTCTCGCCGGGCGCGGCGGGGTCGCCCGCTTCATTGAGGAGCGGGCCGCGGCTCTGCGCGCGGAGGGCTGGCGCGTCCTGCGGCTCGTCCCCGAAACCGCCGGGGATGAAGAGGACGACGAGGATGATGACGAAGAGGATGACGAGCGGGACGGCGAGACGGCGGACGAAAAGGGCGTGGAGGACATCTCTCCGCCCGAGCGCCGCTGCCGGGTCGATGTCATGGACCGGCCCGATCTGCGCGATCTGGTGTTCCGCACCCGCGCGGAGTTCGACGAGCTGGCCGGGGCCCTGCGGCTGGCCGGAACGACGGCGGTGGAGATCCACCATCTGCTGGGCCACGACGCCGCGGTGCTGGATCTGGCCGGACGGCTCGGCGTTCCCTACGACCTCACCATCCATGATTACGGCCTGATCTGTCCCCGCCTCAGCCTGGTGGACAAGGACGGGCGCTATTGCGGGGAGCCGGATCTGGCGGCCTGCGAACGCTGCACCGCGGACCCGGACGACCGGGCGGACCCCGAACTGACCGTCGGCAGCCTGCGCCGCCGCACGCGCGACCTGGTCGCCGGGGCGCGGCGGGTGACGGTGCCGACCCGCGACGTGGCGGCGCGGCTGCTGCGCCACGTCGCCCCGCGCCCCGTCGAGATCCAGCCCTGGGAGGACGTCGCCCCTCCACCCTCCCCCGCCATCCGCACCCCGCGAAGCCGCGACGGCCGTTGGCGCGTCTGCACGATCGGCGCGGTCGGCATCCAGAAGGGCTACGAGGTCCTGCTGGCCTGCGCCCGCGACGCCGCGGCGCGCGGTCTGCCTCTGGAATTCGTGGTTGTCGGCTTCAGCGAGGAGGATCCGCCCCTGTTCGAAACGGGTCACGCCTTCGTCACCGGCCGCTTCACGGAGGAGGAAGCGGTCGGCCTGGTGCGGGCGCAACAGGCCGACATCGCCTTCCTGCCGTCGATCTCGCCGGAAACCTGGTGCTACGCCCTGTCCACCGCCTGGAAGGCCGGGCTTGAGGTGGCGGCCTTCGATCTGGGGGCGCTGTCCGAACGCATCCGCAAGCAGGGCGGCGGCCATCTGCTGCCACCGTCGCTGGAGCCTGCGACAATCAACGACACGCTCCTGGGCATTCTTGACGCTCATACGCCGCATGGCGTAGCAATCGGGCGGCCTTTCTCCTTTCGGCCAGATTACAGGCCAAATGTTCCGGTGGCGGATTCGGATGGTCCGGACGGCTACCGTTCAATTTTCCAGTCCAGCGGGGGATCGTCGATGATCGGTAGCGTTGCGTCCGCAGAAGCCCAACAACCCATGCAGATCAAGGCAACGGCCCAGACCTTGTCCCTGGTGCCCGGCTTCTACTCCCTGATCGTCACGAACGGCGGCGGGGCGACGGCGGCGGGTGAGTTCCCCCTGCCCAGCGTCCAGCTCGCGCCGTCTCCCGGCAACCATGCCGGAAGCAGCGTCGAGATGATCGGCAGCGTGCCGGGCAACTGGCTGAGCAAGCCGGGCGACACCATCATCATCAAGGTGTCGGGCGGCCCGGCGACCCTGGTCCTGTCGTCCTACAAGCATGTCGACCGCCCGAACGCGCTCCTGTCGCTCCAGTTCGCCCGCATCGACGACACGCCGGGAAGCCAGCAAGCCGCGACTTCGGCGCAGAACGCTCCCGTTCAAGGAACTCCCCTTCAGGGCGCGCCCGTGCAGAGCGCTCCCATTCAGAGCGCTCCCATTCAGAGCGCTCCGGTGCAGGCCCCGCCCGCCGTCCGTCCGCGCGCCGAGATCCTGGCCCACGTCCAGCGCCAGGGCGATCTGCGCTTCACCGATTCCAACTGGGCCGGCGCCGTCGGGCAGCGGCTGTGGATCGAAGCCTTCTCGATCACCCCGGTCGAGGGCATCGCTCCGGAGGATCTGGAGTACAAGGGCCTGACCGCGAACGGCTGGGAGACCCCCTGGATCAATGGCGGCGGCATGTGCGGCAGCCGCGGCCTGGGCACCCCGCTGATCGGCTTCTCGATCCGCCTGCGCGGCGCGGCGGCCGAGCGCTTCGAGTGCGTCTATGAGGGCGCCTTCGTCAGCGGCTACCGCTCCCCCGCCGGGCAGAACGGCAGCCCGTGCCGTTCCGACGCGATCGGCGACGCTCTGGAAGGCATCCTGCTGCGCTTCGTCGAAAAGCAGCGTCCCTACTGA